A window of Natrinema salifodinae contains these coding sequences:
- a CDS encoding MGMT family protein yields the protein MEDVTDAGIYVRESPYLDRYVEIGAASGRVLSVSFPDVPEDDADDDHPVLDRVFEYLDGLEPVTFDDVQVAMTMPTDQRAVLEQVREIPYGDQVDVDTLARMTPNLDHEDEDDVILVRTALDENPAPILIPDHRVRDGPSAAPPDVEQKLRSIEEL from the coding sequence ATGGAGGACGTTACGGACGCCGGAATTTACGTGCGGGAGTCGCCGTACCTCGACCGGTACGTCGAGATCGGAGCCGCCAGCGGGCGGGTCCTCAGCGTCTCCTTCCCCGACGTGCCTGAGGACGACGCCGACGACGACCATCCCGTCCTCGATCGGGTCTTCGAGTACCTCGACGGGCTGGAGCCGGTCACCTTCGACGACGTCCAGGTCGCGATGACCATGCCCACCGACCAGCGCGCGGTCTTGGAGCAGGTCCGCGAGATCCCCTACGGCGACCAGGTCGACGTCGATACCCTCGCGCGGATGACCCCCAACCTCGATCACGAGGACGAGGACGACGTCATCCTGGTCCGGACCGCGCTCGACGAGAACCCGGCACCGATCCTGATTCCGGACCACCGCGTGCGCGACGGCCCCAGCGCCGCGCCGCCGGACGTCGAACAGAAGCTGCGTTCGATCGAGGAACTGTGA
- a CDS encoding NUDIX hydrolase, which translates to MTRRRLTLDPVATHEPAEIDDQPYDAAVLAPIVDRDGEDHLLFTRRADDLGEHPGQMSFPGGGAEPEDETILDTALREANEEIGLERDEAEIVGQLDDIRTISEYAVTPFVGHVPDREYERDGREVAEIVVLPLSGLLDPANYEYERRDHPYYGDIVIHYFHVDGYTVWGATGRILVQLLELATDFEAPEKVDRSNR; encoded by the coding sequence ATGACGCGACGGAGACTGACGCTCGACCCGGTCGCGACTCACGAACCGGCCGAGATCGACGATCAGCCGTACGACGCGGCCGTGCTCGCACCGATCGTCGACCGCGACGGCGAGGATCACCTGCTCTTTACCAGGCGGGCCGACGACCTCGGCGAGCACCCGGGACAGATGAGCTTCCCCGGGGGCGGAGCCGAGCCGGAGGACGAGACGATCCTCGATACCGCGCTTCGGGAGGCCAACGAGGAGATCGGCCTCGAGCGCGATGAGGCGGAGATCGTCGGCCAACTGGACGACATCCGGACGATATCCGAGTACGCGGTCACGCCCTTCGTCGGGCACGTGCCGGACCGCGAGTACGAACGCGACGGGCGTGAAGTCGCCGAGATCGTCGTGCTCCCGCTTTCGGGGCTGCTCGATCCGGCCAACTACGAGTACGAGCGCCGCGATCACCCCTACTACGGCGACATCGTCATTCACTACTTCCACGTCGACGGCTACACCGTCTGGGGCGCGACGGGCCGCATTCTCGTGCAACTGCTCGAACTGGCGACGGACTTCGAAGCGCCCGAGAAAGTCGACCGCTCCAACCGCTGA
- a CDS encoding DUF7109 family protein codes for MDATADELAGVVDLFGGLTRTELERALAEAAYRDDGRAVDDAALEAAIDRAIEDFALCRYEPREPRDDGVAPDGAASDGEPLLVAGPTAFPTVPEYAEDVPHILDIDRRRLDREALGAAARERVREAADEAVAAGDVDRIRTLIDVSYDVEAWAPVELTDERTRLEDALEE; via the coding sequence ATGGACGCGACCGCCGACGAACTGGCCGGCGTGGTCGACCTCTTCGGCGGGTTGACCCGCACGGAGCTCGAGCGGGCGCTCGCCGAGGCCGCCTACCGCGACGACGGGCGGGCCGTCGACGACGCGGCCCTCGAGGCGGCGATCGACCGGGCGATCGAGGACTTCGCGCTCTGCCGGTACGAACCCCGCGAGCCCCGCGATGACGGCGTGGCCCCCGACGGAGCTGCCTCGGACGGCGAGCCGCTGCTGGTCGCCGGTCCGACGGCCTTTCCGACGGTGCCGGAGTACGCGGAGGACGTCCCGCACATCCTCGATATCGACCGGCGACGACTCGACCGCGAGGCCCTCGGCGCGGCCGCTCGCGAGCGCGTTCGCGAGGCCGCCGACGAGGCCGTCGCCGCGGGCGACGTCGACCGGATCCGGACCCTGATCGACGTCAGCTACGACGTCGAAGCCTGGGCCCCGGTCGAGCTCACGGACGAACGGACGCGACTGGAGGACGCGCTCGAGGAATGA
- a CDS encoding glycosyltransferase family protein, giving the protein MEYVQERIATLHEFGECSGADAEAGGDLAREAASAVAETAVVVPMAGREYESPAADRVLGELERLVPAPAAVFVPVRTEPERIGPFRDWLDTFDLPTRVLWCNAPGVDRLFADAGLAGDFGKGRDVWLALGPAADAADTVVVHDADARSYEAEHVRRLLAPLTLDYEFSKGYYARVERDRLYGRLFRLFYEPLVRALAAAHDAPIVDYLGAFRYALAGEFAATADLARRLRAPRAWGLEVGTLGDAYDVAGFGGSAQVDLGRHEHDHRAVTGDAGLEGMSREVAAELLRALEDRGVEPDYETLPDRYRVAGGELIDQYRADAAFNGLEYDPAGERDQVARYAESIAPPGPDTRLPRWTEAPFSPADVLVAARPWRTRDADRGRGGSAARRFGLASRETKD; this is encoded by the coding sequence ATGGAGTACGTCCAGGAACGGATCGCGACGCTTCACGAGTTCGGGGAGTGCTCGGGGGCGGACGCGGAAGCAGGCGGTGACCTCGCGCGCGAGGCCGCCAGCGCGGTTGCCGAGACGGCCGTCGTCGTCCCGATGGCCGGCCGCGAGTACGAGAGTCCCGCGGCTGACCGCGTGCTCGGCGAGCTCGAACGGCTGGTGCCGGCACCCGCCGCGGTCTTCGTCCCCGTCCGCACCGAGCCCGAGCGAATCGGTCCGTTCCGGGACTGGCTGGACACGTTCGACCTGCCGACCCGCGTCCTCTGGTGTAACGCGCCTGGCGTCGATCGGCTGTTCGCCGACGCGGGCCTGGCCGGCGACTTCGGGAAGGGCCGGGACGTCTGGCTCGCGCTCGGACCCGCGGCCGACGCCGCCGACACCGTCGTCGTCCACGACGCCGACGCCCGGAGCTACGAGGCCGAGCACGTCCGTCGGCTGCTCGCGCCGCTGACGCTGGACTACGAGTTCTCGAAGGGCTACTACGCTCGCGTCGAACGCGACCGGCTCTACGGTCGCCTCTTTCGGCTGTTCTACGAACCGCTCGTGCGCGCCCTCGCCGCCGCCCACGACGCGCCGATCGTCGACTACCTCGGCGCGTTCCGGTACGCCCTGGCCGGCGAGTTCGCCGCGACCGCCGACCTCGCTCGCCGGCTCCGCGCGCCGCGGGCCTGGGGGCTCGAGGTCGGGACGCTCGGCGACGCCTACGACGTCGCCGGCTTCGGCGGGAGCGCGCAGGTCGACCTCGGCCGCCACGAGCACGACCACCGCGCGGTCACCGGCGACGCCGGCCTCGAGGGGATGAGCCGCGAGGTCGCCGCCGAACTTCTGCGCGCGCTCGAGGACCGCGGCGTCGAGCCCGACTACGAGACGCTGCCCGACCGCTACCGGGTGGCCGGCGGCGAACTGATCGACCAGTACCGCGCCGACGCGGCGTTCAACGGGCTCGAGTACGACCCCGCCGGCGAGCGGGATCAGGTCGCCCGCTACGCCGAGTCGATCGCCCCGCCGGGGCCCGACACGCGGCTACCGCGGTGGACCGAGGCCCCGTTCTCGCCGGCCGACGTGCTCGTGGCGGCCAGGCCCTGGCGGACACGGGATGCGGATCGAGGACGGGGCGGGAGCGCGGCGCGTCGGTTCGGGCTCGCGAGCCGAGAGACTAAAGACTAA
- a CDS encoding MFS transporter: MSETTTESPSETAAGRRHAGRTGVFGSLCVMVFLVNIGRVIYAPLLEPFREAFGASAAAVGLLATLAWLGAAALQIPTGYLLTRFPRHWLILASGGLLAAGSVFAATARSLEVLSIGALCMGIASSAYFVAASPLVSELFPARVGRAIGVHGTSSQAAAVAAPLLVGAFFAVAWPVAAWRALFIAIALAAVASTAALFVAARRATLPTAGKLDRDLRAALRRQWPIVATGVAIVGVTALVWNGVFNFYVTYLVEVKGFPEGFARSVLTLLFLAGVPAFAITGWIADRVRFVPLLLSIVGAFLLALLALTVVEGTWAILAVTAVMGYVIHSIFPASDTYVLASVPDENRASAYALFTGVMMPLQAAGSAVLGFLVDAGVAFDAAFRLLALGVGVVLVGLVALYAAGRLPTGANGEPRASADAN, translated from the coding sequence ATGAGCGAGACGACGACCGAGTCGCCGAGCGAGACGGCGGCCGGACGGCGCCACGCCGGTCGAACCGGCGTGTTCGGGTCGCTGTGCGTGATGGTCTTTCTGGTCAATATCGGTCGGGTGATCTACGCGCCGCTGCTCGAACCCTTCCGGGAGGCCTTCGGCGCGAGCGCGGCCGCCGTCGGCCTGCTGGCGACGCTGGCCTGGCTCGGCGCCGCGGCCCTCCAGATTCCGACTGGCTACCTCCTGACGCGGTTCCCGCGTCACTGGTTGATCCTCGCGTCGGGCGGTCTGCTCGCCGCGGGATCGGTGTTCGCGGCCACCGCTCGAAGCCTCGAGGTGCTCTCCATTGGCGCGCTATGTATGGGGATCGCCAGCAGCGCCTACTTCGTGGCGGCGAGTCCGCTGGTCAGCGAACTATTTCCCGCGCGGGTCGGGCGCGCGATCGGCGTCCACGGCACGTCGAGCCAGGCCGCCGCGGTGGCCGCCCCGCTGCTGGTCGGCGCTTTCTTCGCGGTCGCCTGGCCCGTGGCCGCCTGGCGCGCGCTCTTTATCGCAATCGCGCTGGCGGCGGTCGCGTCGACGGCCGCGCTGTTCGTCGCCGCGCGGCGCGCGACGCTGCCGACGGCCGGGAAACTCGACCGGGACCTCCGGGCGGCGCTGCGCCGCCAGTGGCCGATCGTCGCCACGGGCGTGGCGATCGTCGGGGTCACGGCGCTGGTCTGGAACGGCGTGTTCAATTTCTATGTGACCTACCTCGTCGAGGTCAAGGGGTTCCCGGAGGGGTTCGCCCGGTCGGTCCTGACGCTGCTTTTTCTGGCCGGCGTGCCGGCGTTCGCGATCACGGGCTGGATCGCCGATCGCGTCCGGTTCGTGCCGCTTCTGCTATCGATCGTCGGCGCGTTCCTCCTCGCCCTGCTCGCGCTGACCGTCGTCGAGGGAACCTGGGCGATCCTCGCGGTCACGGCAGTTATGGGCTACGTCATCCACAGCATCTTCCCCGCCTCGGACACCTACGTCCTCGCCTCGGTCCCCGACGAGAACCGCGCCAGCGCCTACGCCCTGTTCACCGGCGTCATGATGCCGCTTCAGGCGGCCGGGAGCGCGGTCCTCGGATTTCTGGTCGACGCCGGCGTGGCGTTCGACGCCGCGTTCCGACTCCTCGCGCTCGGCGTGGGCGTCGTCCTGGTCGGCCTGGTCGCCCTCTATGCGGCCGGCCGGCTTCCGACGGGCGCGAACGGGGAACCGAGAGCGAGCGCGGACGCGAACTGA
- a CDS encoding HVO_0758 family zinc finger protein gives MKSVRKALRDGELDKDTYDRLVCGDCEKPLKTENDPNDIKTVRICPDCASEWKEIR, from the coding sequence ATGAAATCAGTCCGGAAGGCACTGCGTGACGGGGAACTCGACAAGGACACCTACGATCGGCTCGTCTGCGGCGACTGCGAGAAGCCGCTGAAGACCGAAAACGACCCGAACGACATCAAGACGGTACGGATCTGCCCGGACTGCGCTTCGGAGTGGAAGGAAATCCGCTGA
- a CDS encoding PfkB family carbohydrate kinase → MSYDALRDRLAAFESDDPRTVLSLPDGSVDRWYALSGAGGDRLEAAAAFADQLTAGGRSFALEPVDDRPGGQAVNAAIQVHELGESATLVGHLDHPVLSEFPFETHSMGCPATIRVVAFDGDEVMFSEPGPAEDWGIDELLSVVDWERVVGADALCCGNWVSVRGLAGVFDRLAAAPPDEPLPVVVDPGPIDAVEPAALADLFDALARADSPGAAAVFLSVNPTELDAAARAAEGGDVAGDGADSSGDAGTDTDTDADAGRVRDRASALRSALGVTGVVSHGSDAAVGATRDDTAIVEMLDIGKPQRTTGAGDRFSAGLACGLARAWSLETALALGNACAAHFVGIGETADPSGIRSLLENGD, encoded by the coding sequence GTGAGCTACGACGCGCTCCGCGATCGGCTCGCCGCGTTCGAGTCGGACGATCCCCGAACCGTCCTCTCGCTGCCCGACGGCAGCGTCGACCGGTGGTACGCACTCTCGGGAGCCGGCGGCGATCGACTCGAGGCAGCCGCCGCGTTCGCCGATCAACTCACCGCGGGCGGCCGCTCGTTCGCACTCGAGCCCGTCGACGATCGGCCTGGCGGCCAGGCGGTCAACGCGGCGATCCAGGTCCACGAACTCGGCGAGTCGGCGACGCTCGTCGGCCACCTCGACCACCCGGTGTTGTCCGAGTTTCCGTTCGAGACGCACTCGATGGGGTGCCCGGCGACGATCCGCGTCGTGGCGTTCGATGGAGACGAGGTCATGTTCTCCGAGCCGGGGCCGGCCGAAGACTGGGGGATCGACGAGTTGCTGTCGGTCGTCGACTGGGAGCGCGTCGTCGGCGCGGACGCGCTCTGCTGTGGGAACTGGGTCTCGGTCCGTGGGCTCGCGGGCGTCTTCGACCGCCTGGCGGCGGCCCCGCCGGACGAGCCGCTTCCGGTGGTGGTCGACCCCGGTCCGATCGACGCGGTCGAGCCGGCGGCCCTCGCGGATCTGTTCGACGCGCTCGCACGCGCCGATTCGCCGGGCGCGGCGGCCGTGTTCTTGAGCGTGAATCCGACGGAACTCGACGCCGCCGCGCGGGCCGCGGAAGGCGGCGACGTCGCGGGAGACGGCGCGGATTCGAGCGGAGACGCGGGAACGGATACGGACACGGATGCGGACGCCGGCCGGGTTCGGGATCGGGCGAGCGCGCTCCGCTCGGCGCTCGGCGTCACCGGCGTCGTCTCCCACGGCTCCGACGCCGCCGTCGGGGCGACGCGCGACGACACCGCTATCGTCGAAATGCTCGACATCGGCAAGCCCCAGCGGACGACCGGCGCGGGCGACCGGTTCTCGGCCGGCCTGGCCTGCGGACTCGCACGCGCCTGGTCGCTCGAGACGGCGCTCGCGCTCGGGAACGCGTGTGCGGCGCACTTCGTCGGGATCGGCGAGACGGCCGATCCGTCGGGGATACGATCGCTCCTCGAGAACGGCGACTGA
- a CDS encoding DHH family phosphoesterase, whose amino-acid sequence MSYRSVPTAATTVGADPLASMPESVGDSIRALDPLVLSLLVLAVVALVLGGWWVIRWFRRPPGVRLQRVLADHDEVTVLMHPNPDPDAMSCAMGIAAIAESVDADATLQYPGEIRHQENRAFRTVLNLDLDPLEASSQLDSEAVVLVDHNTPRGFTGAQTVEPIAVVDHHPGNGAGTKFTDVRTGYGAASTIVVEYLDDIGATMAAADGGGFEVSPELATGLLYGIQSDTNHLTNGCSRAEFDACAALFSGIDEDLLDRIANPQISDDVLQVKATAITEKRVEGPFAVCDVGEIGNVDAIPQAADELMHLEGVTAVVVYGEHDGTIHLSGRSRDDRVHMGETLRHAISDIPMASAGGHARMGGGQLSVDHMAGIGPSDGISRTEFEERLFAAMSGER is encoded by the coding sequence ATGAGCTATCGGAGCGTCCCGACGGCCGCGACGACCGTCGGGGCGGACCCGCTGGCGTCGATGCCCGAGTCGGTGGGCGACTCGATCCGCGCGCTCGACCCGTTGGTCCTCTCCCTGCTGGTTCTCGCCGTCGTCGCGCTCGTCCTCGGCGGGTGGTGGGTGATCCGCTGGTTCCGGCGGCCTCCGGGGGTCCGGCTCCAGCGCGTGTTGGCCGATCACGACGAGGTGACGGTGCTGATGCATCCCAATCCCGATCCGGACGCCATGTCGTGTGCGATGGGGATCGCGGCGATCGCGGAGTCGGTCGACGCCGACGCGACCCTGCAGTACCCCGGCGAGATCCGACACCAGGAGAACCGCGCGTTCCGGACCGTTCTGAACCTGGACCTCGACCCCCTCGAGGCGAGCTCGCAGCTCGATTCGGAGGCGGTGGTGCTGGTCGATCACAACACGCCGCGCGGATTCACGGGCGCCCAGACCGTCGAGCCGATCGCGGTCGTCGACCACCATCCCGGCAACGGCGCCGGGACGAAGTTCACCGACGTCCGAACCGGCTACGGCGCGGCGTCGACGATCGTCGTCGAGTACTTAGACGACATCGGCGCGACGATGGCCGCGGCGGACGGCGGCGGGTTCGAGGTATCGCCGGAACTCGCGACGGGGCTGCTCTACGGCATCCAGTCGGACACGAACCACCTGACCAACGGCTGCTCGCGGGCCGAGTTCGACGCCTGCGCCGCTCTTTTTTCCGGGATCGACGAGGACCTTCTCGACCGGATCGCCAACCCGCAGATCAGCGACGACGTGTTGCAGGTCAAGGCGACGGCGATCACCGAAAAGCGGGTCGAGGGCCCCTTCGCCGTCTGCGACGTCGGCGAGATCGGCAACGTGGACGCGATCCCCCAGGCCGCGGACGAACTCATGCACCTCGAGGGCGTCACGGCGGTGGTCGTCTACGGGGAACACGACGGGACGATCCACCTCTCGGGTCGCTCGCGCGACGACCGGGTGCACATGGGCGAGACCCTGCGCCACGCCATCAGCGACATTCCGATGGCCAGCGCCGGCGGCCACGCCCGGATGGGCGGCGGCCAGCTCTCGGTCGATCACATGGCGGGGATCGGCCCCTCCGACGGCATCAGCCGAACGGAGTTCGAAGAGCGGCTCTTCGCCGCGATGTCGGGCGAGCGGTGA
- a CDS encoding SDR family oxidoreductase, with protein MRVAILGCGYVGLELGRQLVARGHEPIGVRRSDDGVARIEDAGFDAVRADVTDRGDLDAVPPVDAIVFAASSGGRGADAAREVYVEGLRTAIEAFGEREGAGAPDRLVYASSTGVHGDHGGDWVDEETPIEPTTEKTEVLAEAERIALEYPDEYGYEGTVARFAGLFGPDRYRLQRYLEGPVTEGYLNMVHRDDAAGAVRFLLEEDIARGEVVQVVDDEPAPKWDFADWLADECGVERPPKRTKDERLEDDELSAAARRRILTSKRCSNEKLRELGYEFAYPTFREGYRDAIEAYRAETAD; from the coding sequence ATGCGAGTCGCAATTCTGGGGTGTGGCTACGTCGGCCTGGAACTGGGCCGCCAGCTCGTAGCCCGCGGCCACGAGCCGATCGGCGTCCGCCGCTCGGACGACGGGGTCGCGCGGATCGAGGACGCCGGATTCGACGCCGTTCGGGCGGACGTCACCGATCGCGGCGACCTCGACGCAGTGCCGCCCGTCGACGCCATCGTCTTCGCCGCCAGTAGCGGCGGCCGAGGCGCCGACGCCGCCCGCGAGGTGTACGTCGAGGGGCTGCGGACGGCGATTGAGGCCTTCGGCGAACGCGAGGGTGCGGGCGCGCCCGATCGCCTGGTCTACGCGTCCTCGACGGGGGTCCACGGCGACCACGGCGGCGACTGGGTCGACGAGGAGACGCCGATCGAGCCGACGACGGAGAAGACCGAGGTGCTCGCCGAGGCCGAGCGGATCGCGCTCGAGTACCCCGACGAGTACGGCTACGAGGGGACCGTCGCCCGCTTTGCCGGATTGTTCGGTCCCGACCGGTACCGACTCCAACGGTACCTCGAGGGCCCCGTCACGGAGGGGTACCTGAACATGGTCCACCGGGACGATGCCGCCGGTGCGGTCCGCTTCCTGCTCGAAGAGGACATAGCGCGCGGCGAGGTCGTCCAGGTGGTCGACGACGAGCCGGCGCCGAAGTGGGACTTCGCGGACTGGCTGGCCGACGAGTGCGGCGTCGAGCGGCCGCCCAAGCGGACGAAGGACGAACGGCTCGAGGACGACGAGCTGTCTGCGGCGGCCAGGCGACGGATCCTGACGAGCAAGCGGTGTTCGAACGAGAAACTGCGCGAGCTGGGCTACGAGTTCGCGTATCCGACCTTCCGGGAAGGGTATCGGGACGCGATCGAGGCCTATCGCGCCGAGACCGCGGACTGA
- a CDS encoding sulfite oxidase: MSDSERSENRERELAAILERKPGTEAIPDFEDRYRVVGAADRSTYANWLTPVEDHYVCHRNETLDPEIDDWTVELTGAVDRDADLDMKTIREDYPAVAVAHTMECAGNGRGYFEPETGNVQWEYGAVSTAFWTGAPLSSVLADHGAATDDGTWLTAVGGDHPEVDAENDRFARSVPMSKVLDDCILAYEVNGEPLPPEHGRPVRLLVPGWYGVNSVKWLSELHVTEKMVHGPEWEDRDGADYTKWQQSSYRIHPEGVEPESRETVSTYDTWEQQASDEVDHPYTFDENVKSTIGYPDDGATVSPRGDGTIEVVGVAWAGDDQVTEIEVSTDGGDGWDEGSFFGPNYDCAWRLFRYVWEPSPGSYTLVSRATDEHGRRQPARISRPDADEAETEDGEGGADDSDDEYPWNEGGYAENAYAPHAVEVTVDRE; this comes from the coding sequence ATGTCAGATTCGGAGCGCAGCGAGAACCGAGAACGGGAACTGGCGGCGATTCTGGAGCGCAAACCCGGCACCGAGGCCATCCCCGATTTCGAGGACCGGTACCGGGTCGTCGGCGCCGCCGACCGGAGCACGTACGCGAACTGGCTCACGCCGGTCGAGGACCACTACGTCTGCCACCGCAACGAGACGCTGGACCCCGAGATCGACGACTGGACGGTCGAACTCACCGGTGCGGTCGACCGAGACGCCGACCTCGACATGAAGACCATCCGGGAGGACTATCCCGCGGTCGCGGTGGCGCACACGATGGAGTGTGCGGGCAACGGTCGGGGCTACTTCGAGCCCGAAACCGGGAACGTCCAGTGGGAGTACGGGGCCGTCAGCACGGCGTTCTGGACCGGAGCACCGCTCTCGTCGGTCCTCGCCGATCACGGCGCGGCGACCGACGACGGAACGTGGCTCACCGCGGTCGGCGGCGACCACCCCGAAGTCGACGCGGAGAACGACCGATTCGCCCGCTCGGTCCCGATGTCGAAGGTACTCGACGACTGCATCCTCGCCTACGAGGTCAACGGCGAGCCGCTGCCGCCGGAACACGGGCGCCCAGTTCGACTGCTCGTTCCCGGCTGGTACGGGGTCAACAGCGTCAAGTGGCTCTCCGAACTCCACGTGACGGAGAAGATGGTCCACGGGCCGGAGTGGGAGGACCGCGATGGCGCCGACTACACCAAATGGCAGCAGTCCTCCTACCGGATCCATCCCGAGGGCGTCGAGCCCGAGTCCCGCGAAACGGTCTCGACCTACGACACCTGGGAACAGCAAGCGTCCGACGAGGTCGACCACCCGTACACCTTCGACGAGAACGTCAAGTCGACGATCGGCTACCCCGACGACGGCGCGACCGTATCACCGCGGGGCGACGGCACAATCGAAGTCGTCGGCGTCGCCTGGGCCGGCGACGACCAGGTGACGGAAATCGAGGTCTCGACCGACGGCGGGGACGGCTGGGACGAGGGCTCGTTCTTCGGGCCGAACTACGACTGCGCCTGGCGGCTGTTCCGATACGTCTGGGAGCCGTCGCCAGGCTCGTACACCCTCGTCTCCCGGGCGACCGACGAGCACGGGCGTCGGCAGCCCGCGCGCATCTCGCGGCCGGACGCGGACGAGGCCGAAACCGAGGACGGCGAGGGTGGTGCTGACGATAGCGACGACGAATACCCGTGGAACGAGGGCGGCTACGCCGAGAACGCGTACGCGCCCCACGCGGTCGAGGTCACGGTCGACCGCGAGTAG
- a CDS encoding DUF5791 family protein, whose product MFYEQRMTVPDSPADLRAEYEDDLATIVEDRGPSAVATEIDVDRARLDTLVDGDSPELSLEEAAAIQSLGDGEPDPETIETMALEHLLLGMSTAVLDVDAVESELDLELDAKEIQQKLESRAPMSFEEFVHVQYVIADGAP is encoded by the coding sequence ATGTTCTACGAACAACGGATGACCGTCCCCGACTCGCCCGCCGACCTCCGGGCCGAGTACGAGGACGACCTCGCGACGATCGTCGAGGACCGCGGCCCGTCCGCGGTCGCGACCGAGATTGACGTTGACCGGGCCAGGCTCGACACGCTGGTCGACGGCGACTCGCCGGAACTGAGCCTCGAGGAGGCCGCCGCGATCCAGTCGCTCGGAGACGGCGAGCCCGACCCCGAGACGATCGAGACGATGGCGCTCGAACACCTACTGCTGGGCATGTCGACGGCGGTGCTCGATGTCGACGCAGTCGAGAGCGAACTCGACCTCGAGTTGGACGCCAAGGAGATCCAGCAGAAACTCGAGAGCCGCGCGCCGATGTCCTTCGAGGAGTTCGTCCACGTGCAGTACGTGATCGCCGACGGCGCGCCGTAG
- the arcD gene encoding arginine/ornithine antiporter ArcD: MVAFEPRLFEELDPDERPSLGTALVPIAAMLLFLCVGIVAFELDPQFPLVWGIGFTGLFARYHLGLSWDELYDGMTDSLLMGMRVLLIMFVVYALIATWVSAGTIPSLMYYGLELLSPSVFLPATAILAAVVSFAVGSSWTTAGTLGVAFIGIGSGLGVPAPMTAGAVLTGAYAGDKQSPLSDTTNLAAAVSNTDLYDHINAMRAGTAVAFGLSVVLYAVLGLRAGGAVPAGRIAEIQGAIEGTYAVSPLVFLPLVLTFGLAIYGVSPLPALGAGVFAGVLTSMLVQGTGFAAAWSIAQSGTSPETGMELVDELLASDGLLGGAWIVTIAMAALSLGGLLERAGVLAVLAHHLGRLSRGVASLTGVTVLSSVSMNVLAAEQYISIVVPGMSLRNLYHEQGLKSENLSRAVEASGTTTSALVPWSSGGLFMAGTLNVATLSYAPYYFFGLLSPVILLLMGVTGWQIAFADRAPADAAGSTTRSAAEPDPEPIAPGED; encoded by the coding sequence ATGGTAGCGTTCGAGCCCCGATTGTTCGAGGAGCTCGACCCCGACGAGCGGCCGTCGCTCGGGACGGCGCTCGTTCCCATCGCGGCGATGTTGCTCTTCCTGTGCGTCGGGATCGTCGCGTTCGAACTGGACCCGCAGTTCCCGCTCGTCTGGGGGATCGGGTTCACCGGGCTGTTCGCTCGATACCATCTCGGGCTTTCCTGGGACGAACTCTACGACGGCATGACGGACAGCCTCCTGATGGGGATGCGGGTGCTGCTCATCATGTTCGTCGTCTACGCGCTCATCGCGACGTGGGTCTCGGCCGGGACGATTCCGAGTCTAATGTACTACGGGCTGGAACTCCTCTCGCCGTCGGTGTTCCTGCCGGCGACTGCGATCCTCGCCGCGGTCGTCAGCTTCGCCGTCGGCTCGTCGTGGACCACGGCGGGAACGCTCGGCGTCGCCTTCATCGGCATCGGGTCCGGGCTCGGCGTCCCCGCGCCGATGACGGCCGGGGCGGTCCTGACCGGCGCCTACGCGGGCGACAAGCAGTCGCCGCTGTCGGACACGACGAACCTCGCCGCCGCCGTGAGCAACACCGACCTCTACGATCACATCAACGCGATGCGCGCCGGGACGGCCGTCGCGTTCGGCCTCTCGGTCGTCCTGTACGCCGTCCTCGGCCTGCGGGCCGGCGGCGCCGTCCCCGCCGGACGGATCGCGGAGATCCAGGGCGCCATCGAGGGCACCTACGCCGTGAGCCCGCTGGTCTTCCTTCCGCTCGTGCTCACGTTCGGCCTCGCGATCTACGGCGTTTCGCCGCTTCCCGCTCTCGGCGCGGGCGTGTTCGCGGGCGTGCTGACGTCGATGCTCGTCCAGGGGACTGGGTTCGCCGCGGCCTGGTCCATCGCGCAGTCGGGAACCAGTCCCGAGACCGGGATGGAACTGGTCGACGAACTGCTCGCGAGCGACGGGCTCCTCGGCGGGGCGTGGATCGTGACGATCGCGATGGCTGCGCTCTCGCTCGGCGGCCTGCTCGAGCGCGCGGGTGTACTCGCCGTCCTCGCGCACCACCTCGGCCGGCTGAGCCGCGGTGTAGCGAGTCTCACCGGCGTGACGGTGCTCTCGTCGGTCTCGATGAACGTGCTCGCCGCCGAGCAGTACATCAGCATCGTCGTTCCCGGGATGTCCCTCCGGAACCTCTACCACGAGCAGGGGCTGAAGAGCGAGAACCTCTCGCGCGCCGTCGAAGCCTCCGGGACGACGACCTCCGCGCTCGTCCCCTGGTCGAGCGGCGGCCTGTTCATGGCCGGGACGCTCAACGTCGCTACGCTGTCGTACGCGCCGTACTACTTCTTCGGCCTTCTGTCGCCAGTTATCCTCCTCCTCATGGGCGTGACCGGGTGGCAGATCGCGTTCGCGGATCGAGCCCCCGCGGACGCCGCCGGGTCGACGACCCGATCGGCAGCCGAGCCCGATCCCGAGCCGATCGCGCCTGGCGAGGACTGA